One Candidatus Bathyarchaeota archaeon DNA window includes the following coding sequences:
- the gcvH gene encoding glycine cleavage system protein GcvH: MSEEFDIPENLLYTEEHEWARLEADDTVVIGVTDYASKQLHEIVYVELPEAGGDAELMEVIGALESVKAVSDLNNPVGGTIIEVNDELLDSPELINESPYGEGWIAKLKPSDWEGDKVHLMDSTSYIRHVAESSH, from the coding sequence ATGAGCGAGGAGTTTGATATACCTGAGAACCTCCTATATACGGAGGAACATGAGTGGGCTAGACTAGAGGCCGACGACACCGTGGTCATAGGAGTCACAGATTATGCCTCGAAGCAGCTTCATGAGATCGTTTACGTGGAACTTCCTGAAGCGGGGGGAGACGCAGAGTTGATGGAAGTCATTGGCGCGCTTGAATCAGTAAAGGCCGTCTCTGATCTGAACAATCCCGTGGGGGGCACCATCATCGAGGTGAATGATGAGCTCCTAGACAGCCCTGAGCTGATCAACGAGTCTCCTTATGGGGAGGGGTGGATCGCGAAGCTAAAGCCCTCGGATTGGGAGGGAGACAAGGTCCACCTCATGGACTCCACTTCGTACATTAGGCACGTGGCTGAGTCTTCCCATTAG
- a CDS encoding M28 family peptidase — MENPYLKVDKKIVSEVYTSSEPMDNLKVLCDVYDSRFPGTKGDFGSVKWMVKKLKRNGLKNAHYETYTIPGWKRGPAQLRVTGPIKKRFEVISLPHSLGGEIEGKLVYLGDGAIADYESRKDEIDGNIVLVTSRNPMGIQRFLHRSEKYMRSVLAGAKGWIFMNHYQAYGPPTGGVSPVIPAVGISYEDGSYLVRLTERSDEVIVKLRTTDTNYDVDTFNVICDVEPKDPVDDEYVVVGSHYDGHDISQGAMDPASGTVTVMEIARVLNKVKKNLNRRVRCICFGAEEIGLYGSYNYVARHRNEMDKARFMLNLDSGGSPGKKGVIFHNFPELETLLRQWAAEMNVEMPTDQKISPYSDHWPFFLSSVPCGSGGDPEARRTRTGRGYGHTKYDTVDKVDQQFLRLAAANYSRFVFRIANVQEWPARRKNPEEIQEFIKKQGFDKTVTLAEKTKKYIKTWKEILPETQAWLNRKSDW, encoded by the coding sequence GTGGAAAACCCATACCTCAAGGTGGACAAGAAGATTGTCTCTGAGGTCTATACTTCCTCGGAGCCCATGGACAACCTCAAGGTTCTTTGTGATGTCTACGATAGCCGCTTCCCAGGTACTAAGGGGGATTTCGGTTCGGTCAAGTGGATGGTCAAGAAACTAAAGAGAAATGGTCTCAAGAACGCCCACTATGAGACCTACACAATCCCAGGGTGGAAGAGGGGACCCGCCCAGCTCCGGGTAACAGGTCCTATCAAGAAGAGGTTCGAGGTCATCAGCCTCCCCCACAGCCTCGGAGGAGAGATCGAGGGGAAGCTAGTCTACCTCGGGGACGGGGCCATAGCTGATTACGAAAGCAGGAAGGATGAGATCGACGGGAACATTGTGCTGGTGACAAGTAGGAACCCCATGGGGATACAACGATTCCTCCACAGGTCTGAAAAGTATATGAGGAGCGTCCTTGCGGGGGCCAAGGGCTGGATCTTTATGAACCACTACCAAGCCTACGGGCCCCCTACGGGGGGAGTTAGTCCCGTCATCCCTGCGGTTGGGATCAGCTATGAGGACGGTAGTTATCTCGTGAGGCTCACCGAGAGAAGTGATGAGGTCATCGTGAAACTCCGGACCACGGACACAAATTATGATGTTGATACCTTTAACGTGATCTGCGACGTGGAGCCAAAAGACCCGGTGGATGACGAGTACGTTGTGGTTGGGAGCCACTACGATGGCCACGATATCAGCCAAGGCGCCATGGATCCTGCCTCAGGGACCGTCACCGTGATGGAGATCGCTAGGGTCCTAAATAAAGTCAAGAAAAATCTGAATCGTCGTGTCCGGTGTATCTGCTTCGGTGCTGAGGAGATCGGTCTGTACGGCTCCTATAACTACGTTGCAAGGCACAGAAACGAGATGGACAAAGCTCGATTCATGCTCAACCTCGACTCAGGGGGGAGCCCCGGGAAGAAAGGGGTGATATTCCACAACTTCCCCGAGCTCGAAACCCTCCTCAGGCAATGGGCCGCCGAGATGAACGTTGAGATGCCCACGGATCAGAAAATAAGCCCCTACAGCGACCACTGGCCGTTCTTCCTAAGTAGCGTACCTTGCGGGAGTGGGGGAGACCCTGAGGCTAGGAGGACCCGAACAGGGAGGGGCTATGGCCACACGAAATATGACACCGTCGACAAAGTAGACCAGCAATTTCTCCGGCTCGCAGCTGCGAACTATTCACGGTTCGTTTTCAGGATTGCTAATGTCCAAGAGTGGCCAGCGAGGAGGAAGAATCCTGAGGAGATCCAGGAGTTTATAAAGAAACAAGGCTTCGACAAGACCGTAACGCTCGCGGAGAAGACCAAGAAATACATTAAAACCTGGAAAGAGATTCTCCCTGAGACCCAGGCTTGGCTCAACAGGAAATCTGACTGGTAG
- the nth gene encoding endonuclease III, with the protein MKEKGRNIIALLEEVYPETSGTTLNWQTPLDLLVATILSAQSTDKQINKITVSLFEKYRTAADYAYAPREQLENDIRSSGFFRRKADAIQESCRVIIEEHGGEVPSTMDELTNLKGAARKTANIVLGSAFGIIEGIAVDTHVWRLSHRLRLSDKKNRNKIEKDLMEVFDREKWLAVNYLLIEHGRRVCNAKKPDCATCILCELCPSAFTFRHNTVE; encoded by the coding sequence ATGAAGGAAAAGGGGAGGAACATCATTGCCCTATTGGAGGAAGTATATCCTGAAACTTCAGGGACAACCCTCAACTGGCAGACACCTCTCGACCTCCTCGTGGCAACCATCCTCTCCGCCCAGAGCACTGACAAGCAGATCAACAAGATTACCGTCTCCCTCTTCGAGAAGTATAGGACCGCAGCTGACTACGCTTACGCGCCCCGAGAGCAACTCGAGAACGATATCAGGTCATCCGGATTCTTCAGGAGGAAAGCAGACGCCATACAGGAATCCTGTAGAGTCATTATAGAGGAGCATGGAGGTGAGGTTCCATCAACAATGGATGAGCTCACGAATCTGAAAGGCGCGGCAAGGAAAACTGCGAACATCGTACTAGGGAGCGCATTCGGCATCATAGAGGGAATTGCAGTAGACACCCATGTCTGGCGCCTCAGCCATAGGCTCAGGCTCAGCGACAAGAAGAACCGAAACAAGATCGAGAAGGATCTTATGGAGGTCTTCGACCGGGAGAAATGGCTCGCAGTGAATTACCTGCTAATTGAGCACGGCAGAAGGGTCTGCAATGCCAAGAAGCCAGATTGCGCAACATGCATCCTCTGTGAACTTTGCCCTTCGGCATTCACCTTCCGCCATAACACCGTGGAATAG
- the nadC gene encoding carboxylating nicotinate-nucleotide diphosphorylase: MKKKARLNLVKIRDFLMEDIGHGDITSSSLIGADQMAKARLFIREAGIAAGLEEAAMIFELLGCDVITHAYDGESVNPEKILLEVEGSARAILSGERTALNIMGRMAGIATAVAEAQKIANEVNPSVRVAATRKTLPGLRELDKKAVLLGGGDTHRLRLDDCVLIKDNHLKLVPSITDAVRRARKGVSFTKKIEVEVRSPGEAEEAAEAGADIVMFDNMSPREIRICFGVLKKKGLHKGRLFEASGEITRESLANYAGSGVDIISMGSLTHSVRSLNVKLEIEMV; encoded by the coding sequence TTGAAAAAAAAAGCTCGACTTAACCTAGTAAAGATTAGGGACTTCCTGATGGAGGATATTGGGCATGGAGACATAACCTCATCCTCCCTCATCGGAGCGGATCAGATGGCCAAGGCACGGCTATTTATCAGGGAGGCTGGTATTGCTGCAGGACTCGAGGAGGCGGCAATGATTTTCGAGCTCCTCGGATGCGACGTCATTACACACGCCTATGATGGAGAGAGCGTTAACCCGGAGAAAATCCTTTTGGAGGTAGAGGGTTCGGCTAGAGCTATATTGTCGGGGGAGAGAACCGCCCTCAACATCATGGGTCGAATGGCTGGGATAGCGACCGCAGTAGCGGAGGCCCAGAAAATCGCAAATGAGGTGAACCCCTCGGTAAGGGTTGCTGCCACGCGGAAAACCCTTCCAGGGCTGAGGGAACTCGACAAAAAAGCCGTTTTACTAGGGGGAGGAGATACCCATCGGTTGCGACTCGATGACTGTGTTCTCATCAAAGATAACCACTTGAAGTTAGTCCCTTCTATCACTGATGCCGTTAGGAGAGCCAGGAAGGGGGTGAGCTTTACAAAGAAGATCGAGGTAGAGGTAAGAAGCCCCGGTGAAGCTGAGGAAGCGGCAGAAGCGGGGGCCGACATAGTCATGTTCGACAACATGAGCCCGAGGGAAATCCGTATATGCTTCGGTGTACTGAAGAAGAAGGGACTTCACAAAGGTAGGCTGTTCGAGGCGTCCGGAGAGATCACCCGCGAGAGCTTAGCCAACTACGCCGGCTCAGGAGTGGATATCATCTCAATGGGAAGTCTCACCCACTCCGTGAGGAGCCTAAACGTCAAATTAGAGATAGAGATGGTTTAG
- the nadA gene encoding quinolinate synthase NadA — protein sequence MELNTIQSKIVALKEEKNALLLAHNYQTIEIQEVADFVGDSLELCRKAQGVKDRDLIVFAGVDFMAETASILNPQKKVVIPSTKAICPMAAMLPLKILKNMKKKYPGAPVVLYVNTLAEAKAEADVTCTSANASEIVAQLEGDTVLFGPDVNLAWYVSQKVPGKTLIPVPDYGHCRVHRFLGDGSEAMELKKKYPDAELLAHPECEPEFQKKADFVLSTGGIYRRCQKSSAKIFIIGTEVGMVDRLTREIPGKTFLPAKKYSECASMKRITLENIFSSMLNEAPVIHVPEEIADKARIPIQRMLEMSR from the coding sequence ATGGAACTCAACACGATCCAGAGCAAAATAGTGGCGCTAAAAGAGGAGAAAAACGCACTCCTCCTCGCCCACAACTATCAGACAATCGAAATACAGGAGGTTGCCGATTTCGTGGGGGACAGCCTAGAGCTCTGCCGGAAGGCCCAGGGCGTAAAAGACCGGGACCTCATCGTCTTCGCCGGTGTAGACTTTATGGCAGAGACTGCATCAATCCTCAACCCGCAGAAGAAGGTCGTGATCCCTAGCACCAAGGCGATTTGTCCTATGGCCGCAATGCTCCCACTTAAAATCCTTAAAAATATGAAGAAAAAATACCCAGGGGCACCCGTGGTGCTCTATGTGAATACCCTTGCTGAGGCGAAGGCCGAGGCCGACGTCACATGCACATCAGCAAACGCCTCTGAGATCGTGGCCCAATTAGAAGGGGATACCGTCCTTTTCGGGCCAGACGTAAATCTGGCCTGGTACGTCTCCCAGAAAGTTCCAGGAAAGACGCTTATCCCTGTACCGGATTACGGGCATTGCCGCGTCCACCGCTTCCTGGGAGATGGCTCCGAGGCCATGGAGCTTAAGAAGAAATATCCCGACGCCGAGCTTTTGGCTCACCCAGAGTGCGAGCCGGAGTTCCAAAAGAAGGCTGATTTCGTCCTGTCCACAGGGGGAATTTATCGGCGCTGCCAAAAGTCCTCGGCCAAGATATTTATAATCGGTACAGAGGTCGGGATGGTAGATCGCCTTACGAGGGAGATCCCAGGTAAAACCTTTCTCCCTGCAAAGAAATATTCTGAGTGCGCCTCCATGAAGAGGATCACCCTAGAGAACATATTCTCCTCTATGTTGAACGAGGCCCCTGTCATCCACGTTCCCGAGGAGATCGCAGATAAAGCCCGAATACCAATCCAACGAATGCTCGAGATGAGCCGCTAG
- the ndk gene encoding nucleoside-diphosphate kinase — protein MDNGTQSGQNGEREFVMVKPDGVHRAHVGDIITRIERVGLKIVAIKILQVTKDQAEKHYAIHKDKPFYKGLIKYITSGPSVAMVVEGRNAVSHTRRLVGATDPHNANPGSIRGDYGLDIGRNIVHAADSVNNAKIEYSIYFDEEELIAYTRIDESQLYS, from the coding sequence ATGGATAATGGAACCCAGTCTGGGCAGAATGGCGAACGGGAATTTGTTATGGTGAAGCCTGACGGCGTCCATAGAGCGCACGTTGGGGATATCATTACCAGGATAGAGAGGGTCGGACTCAAAATTGTCGCCATAAAGATCCTTCAGGTGACCAAGGACCAGGCTGAGAAACACTACGCAATCCATAAAGACAAACCTTTCTACAAAGGGCTCATAAAATACATCACAAGCGGCCCCTCTGTTGCGATGGTAGTGGAGGGTCGGAATGCAGTGAGTCATACCCGGAGGCTTGTCGGAGCCACTGATCCCCACAACGCCAATCCTGGATCTATCCGTGGGGATTATGGTCTAGACATCGGGAGAAACATAGTTCACGCGGCGGACTCGGTGAATAATGCCAAGATTGAGTACTCGATCTACTTTGACGAGGAGGAATTGATCGCTTACACCCGGATTGACGAGTCCCAGCTCTATAGCTGA
- a CDS encoding HAD family hydrolase yields MGQYKAVIFDLDGTLQDSKIDYQKMIECVRVILIREGINQSAICDKGGVYRIIRGGRASLFELGVRDKRVQTVLDLMTEAMNATELEAVDRVEPKPNALQTLKILRQNGILMGIATRSHRVYAERCLAKMGMRKYLQGILARDDVSYPKPDPRHLFETISLLNVNPKNVLFVGDTTTDFETARAAEVDFIGYRRDDEWGQRLLDAGCTVMAEDLLEVAEMALKSRKG; encoded by the coding sequence ATGGGTCAATACAAGGCCGTGATTTTTGACCTTGACGGCACCCTCCAGGACTCCAAGATAGATTATCAGAAGATGATTGAGTGCGTGCGGGTGATCCTGATAAGAGAGGGCATAAATCAGAGCGCCATTTGCGACAAAGGTGGAGTCTATCGTATCATCCGCGGCGGTAGAGCCTCACTATTTGAACTCGGCGTGAGAGACAAGCGGGTCCAAACAGTCCTCGACCTGATGACCGAGGCCATGAATGCGACCGAGCTGGAAGCTGTGGATCGTGTAGAGCCAAAGCCCAATGCTCTCCAAACCCTCAAAATTCTCCGTCAAAACGGTATCCTAATGGGAATAGCAACCAGGAGCCATCGGGTATACGCCGAGAGATGTCTCGCCAAGATGGGGATGCGCAAATATCTGCAGGGGATTCTGGCCAGAGACGACGTGTCCTATCCAAAACCCGACCCTCGCCATCTGTTTGAAACCATATCCCTCCTTAACGTTAACCCTAAGAATGTGCTCTTTGTAGGAGATACAACCACCGACTTTGAGACAGCCCGAGCTGCCGAGGTGGATTTTATAGGCTACAGAAGGGATGATGAGTGGGGGCAGCGTCTCCTGGACGCTGGATGCACGGTAATGGCTGAAGACCTCCTCGAGGTTGCTGAGATGGCTCTGAAGTCAAGAAAAGGATAA
- a CDS encoding amidohydrolase produces the protein MSGLKQAAWDWIDQNRERLIEVSDEIWEYAELGFVEVKSAKLLVDELERQGFKVAMEVAGIPTAFVATWGSGRPVIGIMGEYDSIPGVSNKAVPVKDPLIEGGPGHGCSHNIHGVSGLGGALAVKVAMDKVKVPGTIKFFGCPAEEMLSGKVWMVRDGVFNGVDACLSHHPNSLNTASLQSSNANNSVKFHFYGKTAHAAGSPEQGRSALDAVELMNIGVNYMREHVIEKARLHYIIEEGGYQPNVVPDYARVWYLIRAPERDQVDHIYNWVLRIAEGAALMTGTTHKVEFKKAIYNKMPNKTLSKLVIANMREIGAPTYSDEELAFAAKIAEVVPMQAKMDSLRKRKIPEWKRYVDVNLVTDILNPWNEGNVSAGSTDVADVSWNTPTMEFSTTTVVLGTPGHSWTTVATSGMSIGHKSLLFAAKTMAGAALELMTDRDLLKKAQDELKERLAGRKYTSPLPPNAKPPLDQWI, from the coding sequence ATGTCGGGTTTGAAGCAAGCAGCCTGGGACTGGATCGATCAGAACCGGGAGAGGCTTATCGAGGTCAGCGACGAGATCTGGGAGTACGCCGAGCTAGGATTCGTAGAGGTAAAGTCTGCAAAGCTCCTCGTCGACGAGTTAGAGCGCCAAGGTTTCAAGGTGGCGATGGAGGTGGCCGGGATACCCACTGCTTTTGTGGCGACTTGGGGCAGCGGGAGGCCGGTTATAGGAATCATGGGGGAGTATGACTCCATCCCCGGTGTTTCCAATAAGGCCGTCCCGGTTAAGGACCCTCTCATTGAAGGTGGACCGGGCCACGGCTGTAGTCACAACATCCACGGGGTCTCTGGGCTCGGAGGGGCTCTTGCGGTCAAGGTAGCAATGGATAAGGTGAAGGTCCCCGGGACAATCAAGTTTTTCGGCTGTCCCGCTGAGGAGATGCTCAGCGGCAAGGTTTGGATGGTGAGGGACGGCGTTTTCAACGGGGTCGATGCCTGCCTTAGCCACCATCCTAATAGTTTGAACACCGCCAGCCTTCAGAGCAGCAACGCGAATAACTCGGTAAAGTTCCATTTTTACGGGAAGACAGCCCACGCAGCGGGGAGTCCTGAGCAGGGACGCAGTGCCTTAGATGCAGTAGAATTGATGAACATCGGGGTGAACTATATGAGGGAGCACGTTATTGAGAAGGCCCGTCTCCACTATATCATCGAGGAGGGCGGATATCAGCCCAACGTGGTCCCAGACTACGCCAGGGTCTGGTATCTGATCAGGGCCCCAGAGAGGGACCAGGTGGACCACATATATAATTGGGTTCTTAGAATAGCCGAGGGAGCTGCCCTCATGACTGGAACCACCCATAAGGTGGAATTCAAAAAGGCCATTTACAACAAGATGCCCAACAAAACCCTGAGCAAGCTTGTGATTGCTAACATGCGTGAGATTGGGGCCCCTACATACAGTGATGAAGAACTTGCTTTTGCAGCTAAGATAGCGGAAGTGGTTCCCATGCAGGCGAAGATGGACAGCCTCAGGAAGAGGAAGATCCCTGAATGGAAGAGGTATGTAGACGTGAATCTTGTAACAGACATCCTCAACCCTTGGAACGAGGGGAATGTTTCAGCAGGTAGTACAGACGTCGCCGATGTATCATGGAACACCCCCACCATGGAGTTCAGTACCACAACGGTCGTTCTCGGCACCCCGGGCCACTCGTGGACAACTGTCGCCACCTCCGGGATGAGTATAGGACATAAGAGTCTACTCTTCGCAGCAAAGACTATGGCGGGAGCGGCTCTGGAACTAATGACCGACAGGGACCTCTTGAAGAAGGCACAAGATGAGTTGAAGGAGAGGCTCGCGGGGAGAAAATATACGTCACCCCTGCCTCCGAATGCCAAGCCTCCCTTGGATCAGTGGATCTGA
- the gcvT gene encoding glycine cleavage system aminomethyltransferase GcvT: MKTHIYAYHEMHGNIVDFGGWAMPVWYKGIIAEHNAVRNSVGMFDTSHMGRSMARGPDVERFVNRVVTNDVSKLKPSQGLYALMLRPNAGIVDDLITYKREGNAFFIVYNAANREKDFNWLKQNTSELDVKLTDVSDEIAMIALQGPKAVETLQKVTEEDVSQVARFSIAKLTISGLECMAARTGYTGEDGFEIFILDCPVSSPDKALKVWNDLVEAGAVPCGLGARDSLRMEAGLNLYGSDIGETTNPLEARLRWAVKFKKKGGFIGIEALQAARADGIKRIQVGIQMVGRGLPRQHYDILESDGERVIGEVTSGGFAPTLGYGIAIGYVPVEYRKVGTPVMIRVRKKLVEGKIVKSHPFYDDSIYGWKRDKQ, from the coding sequence ATGAAGACCCATATCTACGCCTATCACGAGATGCACGGTAACATCGTGGACTTTGGGGGATGGGCTATGCCCGTCTGGTACAAGGGGATCATCGCGGAGCATAACGCTGTACGCAACAGCGTTGGCATGTTTGACACCAGTCACATGGGGAGGTCGATGGCTAGAGGGCCAGATGTGGAGAGGTTCGTAAACCGGGTCGTGACCAATGACGTATCCAAGCTAAAGCCCTCCCAGGGCCTATATGCCTTGATGCTAAGGCCCAATGCTGGGATCGTAGACGACCTTATCACCTATAAAAGGGAGGGCAACGCTTTCTTCATTGTCTATAACGCAGCGAACCGAGAGAAGGACTTTAACTGGCTCAAGCAGAACACTTCGGAGTTAGATGTTAAGCTTACAGATGTCTCTGACGAGATTGCTATGATTGCCCTCCAGGGGCCAAAAGCGGTGGAGACTCTTCAGAAGGTCACAGAGGAGGACGTCTCTCAAGTGGCTCGATTTAGTATCGCGAAACTTACTATCTCTGGACTGGAGTGTATGGCGGCTCGAACGGGCTATACGGGGGAGGACGGATTCGAGATTTTTATTCTTGACTGCCCGGTGAGCTCGCCTGATAAAGCGTTGAAGGTATGGAACGATCTCGTGGAGGCTGGTGCAGTTCCATGTGGTCTTGGGGCCCGGGACAGTCTCAGGATGGAGGCCGGGCTCAACCTATATGGGAGCGATATCGGGGAGACCACGAACCCGTTGGAGGCTCGGCTCAGGTGGGCGGTGAAGTTTAAAAAGAAGGGGGGTTTCATCGGTATCGAGGCTCTCCAGGCAGCCCGAGCGGATGGCATCAAACGGATCCAAGTGGGAATCCAGATGGTGGGCAGGGGGTTGCCCCGGCAGCACTATGATATCCTCGAAAGTGACGGTGAGAGGGTGATCGGGGAGGTGACGAGTGGGGGTTTTGCCCCTACTCTAGGTTATGGTATAGCCATCGGGTATGTGCCCGTCGAATATCGTAAAGTGGGGACTCCTGTGATGATCCGTGTCCGGAAGAAGCTTGTGGAGGGAAAGATTGTTAAGTCTCACCCTTTTTATGATGATTCTATATATGGATGGAAAAGGGATAAACAATGA
- a CDS encoding HD domain-containing protein — MIEVTTELVYSHLGEPRVKQMFDLLETDSEVQGCLQMSNMMTVNRLRYNDHGAVHSRITAGSSLEIFDLLDKKMERNTEQNGISKEDARLIVLCGAYLHDIGNSIHRADHHIHGCNIARPILDRLLTKVVPDDGELALRIRHEALHSIFAHHTEVQCLSLEAGAITVGDGTDMAEGRARVPYNAGKVDIHSLSALSIKSVEIESGDPEPVHILVHMKNPSGVFQIEEVLGRKIRTSGISQYLNVVALMEGEEIKTL; from the coding sequence ATGATAGAAGTTACCACTGAACTCGTTTATTCCCATCTAGGAGAACCCCGCGTTAAACAGATGTTTGATCTCCTAGAGACTGACTCTGAGGTCCAGGGCTGCCTCCAAATGTCCAACATGATGACTGTCAACCGCCTGAGATATAACGACCATGGAGCCGTTCACTCAAGGATAACTGCTGGCAGTTCACTGGAGATCTTCGATCTCTTAGACAAGAAAATGGAGCGCAACACGGAGCAGAACGGAATCTCCAAGGAAGACGCGCGTCTCATTGTTCTTTGTGGGGCTTACCTCCATGATATCGGGAACTCAATCCACAGAGCTGATCACCATATACACGGGTGTAATATCGCCCGCCCCATCCTGGACAGGCTCCTTACTAAAGTGGTCCCAGACGACGGGGAGCTCGCCCTCAGAATAAGGCACGAGGCTCTCCACTCCATTTTCGCCCACCACACCGAGGTCCAGTGCTTAAGTTTGGAGGCTGGCGCTATCACCGTTGGGGATGGAACTGACATGGCAGAGGGAAGGGCACGGGTGCCATACAACGCTGGAAAGGTAGATATTCACTCGCTTTCCGCGCTATCAATAAAGAGCGTCGAGATCGAGTCTGGGGATCCGGAGCCCGTCCACATTCTAGTACACATGAAAAACCCGTCGGGGGTCTTCCAGATAGAGGAGGTACTAGGTCGTAAGATACGGACATCTGGCATCTCTCAGTATCTTAACGTTGTCGCTCTGATGGAAGGAGAGGAAATAAAGACCCTCTGA
- a CDS encoding MBL fold metallo-hydrolase, with protein MMLKWLGHASWKINTGDKTIYIDPYQGKYEEEADLILATHSHIDHCEPSKVNMVKGKETVVVAPSDCAEKIGSSVKSLKPREKVIYCDVEIKAVHAYNVKRFRSPGIPFHPKGLGVGYIIRANGKTVYHVGDSDFIPEMRGFEEIDLLLIPSGGTYTMDNKDAAEAAVAIRPKKVIPMHIWDTDPKKFKKHVQKASDVQVVILSPGDTYEL; from the coding sequence ATGATGTTGAAGTGGCTGGGCCATGCAAGCTGGAAGATAAATACGGGTGATAAGACGATCTATATAGATCCCTACCAGGGGAAATACGAAGAGGAAGCCGATCTGATCCTCGCGACCCACTCTCATATAGACCACTGTGAGCCCTCTAAGGTCAACATGGTGAAGGGTAAGGAAACAGTAGTGGTGGCCCCCTCGGACTGCGCTGAGAAGATCGGGAGCTCCGTGAAGAGCCTGAAGCCCAGGGAGAAGGTCATCTATTGTGACGTGGAGATCAAGGCCGTTCATGCGTACAACGTTAAACGATTCCGATCTCCGGGGATACCTTTCCACCCCAAGGGACTTGGCGTGGGCTATATAATTAGGGCTAACGGGAAGACCGTTTACCATGTGGGGGACTCGGACTTCATACCAGAGATGAGGGGTTTCGAGGAGATCGATCTACTGCTCATCCCCAGCGGGGGGACCTATACCATGGACAACAAAGATGCTGCTGAGGCTGCCGTCGCCATCCGCCCTAAGAAGGTGATTCCTATGCACATCTGGGACACTGATCCCAAGAAATTCAAAAAGCACGTTCAGAAGGCCTCAGACGTCCAGGTCGTAATCCTGAGTCCTGGCGACACCTACGAACTTTAA